The following is a genomic window from Anopheles aquasalis chromosome 3, idAnoAquaMG_Q_19, whole genome shotgun sequence.
ACAACCATAGCTCACCATGCATCAAACGATCGACAGGCGGTGCACATCCGGTGCAGAAACATCAGCTACACCCCGACTCGTCCGAGACGACATTGGTGCATTTTTACAAGTAGTGTCCGTGTGATGCTTTACGAATATGATAATGCCGGTAACCCTACGGCGGTCATTTACCATTTCTTTTCAGACATCATGTGTACAAACCACGGCTCGTCTGGAATCACTGCCAGCGACCATCGGGGGTCGGTTTTGCACCCTGGAACCATGCGCTTACCGACAAGCCGCTGCTGTACGTTTCCGGATCGGAGTGTCGCACCATTTTTGGCATTAATAAGTACGCGAAAGCAGCTGCATGCTGATAAGAGATGAGTTTTAAAGAAGTATTGCAATACATTGTGCAGGGCGAACGGTCAAATCGTTCAGAAGTTATCGCACGAGGAGCTCAGCTATCCCCAGGGGCTGGCATTCGACGGGGCACGCAAGGAGCTCTACGTAACGGACAAATGGAAGCACTgcattttcgttttctccCACGATGGTCAATTGCTGCGTAAAATTGGTTCCAAAGGCGATCAACCGGGACAGTTGAGGTACGAACGATGCCATGAAGCAAGAGTTTCTGTATTAACCGTACCGTGATTGTGAATTTAAAGATCGCCCGAAGGTTTGGCTGTTACGGCGAACGGCTGCATTTACGTTTGTGATACGGGAAATGATCGGATACAGGTGCGCCATGGTAGCTCGGAGGGTAAAGGCTGTTTTTAAATCATAATTTTACATCCTCTTTGCAGTCACTCAGCACCACCGATGGACATCCGACGGCACAGTTTGGACGGCTTACGAAAGATCAGCTAACGAAGGGTGCCCAGCTGAAGGTATCATCGCGGATGGTCGATCTTAAGAATCCGACCGATATTGCCATACAGAAAGATTCGACGGTCGTGGTGCTGGATGCCGGGAACCGGCGTGTCAAGGTGTTCAGCAAGCATGGAGAGCAGTTGCTAGAGTTTGGCCAGATGGGCACCATCAACGGTCAGTTCCAGTATCCGGAGGTGATTGCCGTCGATCCTGCCGGATTCATactggttggtgatggtggtaacgCGAAGATACTGGTCTACCGTCCGAATGGACAGTTTGTAACGTCCCTTGGGTCTCGTGGCGATTCGGCCGGTAAATTCAACTGGCTTTCGGGCATTTGCGTCAGCAGCGATTGGGAAATTGTGACCAGTGACTACAAGAACCATGCTGTGCAGATGATTTATTAGATGTTGAGCGATTCGCAAAGGAACCACCAAATGAGAGGTGAtgggatcgaaatcgaaacactAACCCATTATGTTGCTTCTTTCAAAATACACTCTATATTTACAACAGTTCGATAAAAATAGTTCGTTATAGCTgtgttaaataaataaatagcgCATTCGTAGCAGGTGGCTCAAACATTTCCGTAAACTTTTCGCATCACATAACAGTCGGTTTTAGACCGCATCAATGTCTTAGCTTTCGTAGCTGTAGCTCTTCAACCTTCTCAAACGGTGGATTATGATAACCTATCATACCTTCGACCACAAACAAAACTACATATTAGTTAACACCACGAGTAGTTTGTCGAGAGAGGCTTTCGCTTCGATTATGTACATCTAGGGATCCATCACGCCATCGGATGTGGGACGGTTACGGTtccagttccggttccgatTCTCTTTATAGTTGAATTTATCAGCATCGCTGCTCTGAAAGGTAGCTGCAGTTTACACGAACCAATCCAAAAAAAGTTCGCTTTACGGCTAAATTGCTTAAGTTAATGGCATTTTGGGCGGGAGCTAATTAGTCGTTGGACCAATGGAGTTCTAATCAAATTAACGTTTGGATTAATCTTCTGTCCTATGTTTTCATTCGGAAATAATCACAGGACATCTGCATAATGGATTGCATCTACGTTAAATTACAAACTCCGCTACAATTGTTCGTGGACAGCGCTTTGCTTTGTCCAAGCGTAATGCCTTCTTCGTCCTCATTGGCCGTGACTCCATCGTGTCGTCTCTGCaagtagagagaaaaaagggttttagaacggaacggacgtgGAATAGAAACCATCGCGAACCTTCAACTCCGTTGCCAGCGTCATGAACGCGTCTTCGACAAAGCGATTGTCTTTGGCCGACGTCTCCATCACGAACATCACCTCCGGTATGTACTGACACATGGCCTGCGCTTCCGAAAACTCCACTTCCCGAATGGAATCCAGATCCGATTTGTTACCGATAACGAATATCATTACGTTCGATGCTGTATACCTCCGCACCTCGTCTATCCATCGCTGTAGGCTTAGGAAGGACGAACGCTTCGTAATGTCGTACACTGTGGAAGacaaaaatcgattgaaacgACTGTCCGAATACGTAATGCGATGTCTGTTGCACCTGCAGCTTACCAATTATAACACCGTTTGCAGATCGGTAGTAGCTTTGCGTAATCGTGCGGAACCGTTCCTGGCCGGCGGTGTCCCAGATTTGTAGCTGAAATTGTGCATCAAAGTACAATCAGAAATCGTTGCTAGGCAATCATAAACGCGCTTGCACTTTGACTCGCAGACTAACGAGCGCTTATCAGCGATTATGGTGTCGCGTGAAACGCAGCTGCCACCGCCTTTTGTTCTGCTGACACCTTCGTTCGCTGGTGTCTTCTCTGGTGCGTGTCCAATGTTCTTTGTGTGAAACCGGAGCGCTGGCGTTCTCGGGAACACTCACCTTCACCTTTTTGTCGTCCACCGTGACGGCTTTCATGGAGAAGTCCACACCGATCGTGTTACCGTGGCTTTCGATAAAGTTGCCCGACTTGAACCGCTGCACGATGCAGGTTTTGCCCGTTCCGCAGTCACCGATGAGGACGATTTTGAAGAGAAAATCGAAAGACTCGTCGACGGCGGGTGTTATGAGCGAGGTGGGAGCGGAACGCGCCGTTGCCATTTTCGTCTTTTGTTGCTTTGAGATTGTTACTGGGTTTTTCCGTCCTTTAGCGCAGGAACTGGTGCCGAATAAACCGAGGAAGGGTACCGGGAATTAGAGAATTCCGTGATGGGAGGGAACCGCGATTCGAGAATTCTGCGATGCTGCCTTTTGATTGccacaaaacaataacaaactcAAGGGTTAATCGCACCTCAAGCTGTCATGCGTCACGtctcaacaaaaacaaacgaaggatcaggaaaattggaaatcgcTCACTAAATCGGTCACTAAATTGCgatgaaggaagaaggaaagccATCCACGTTCAACGCAACGCAGAATATTTACGGATTCATCCAGGATGTTCGGTTGAGGTAAGTGGCGAATCGCTCCGGCCATCCTTTCCTTGGCATGCTGATTGCCGTTCTTCTATCTCCGGCAGACGGACTACGGGCTCGTACAAGCTGACTTCCAAGACGCTCTCGTTGCTGACGGAGCTGGTGGCgaaggaaaagtggaacaCAGCGGAGGATCTGCTGGCTGTGATACGATCGCAGGGTGTTATCCTTTCGCAGGCATTGCCCCAcgacatcgtcatcgccaaCACGATCCGCCGGGTGATGAAAATCGTCCGGGAGGAGTACGACTCACCGCGTGTGATGAACGTGGACGACGCACAGAGCATCCTGTCGCTGCACAAGCTCGTAACGCAGGGAGCGGATCCGGAACGGGGTGATTACTCGAAACCGATGCCGGGACTGAAGAACGCTCTGCTCGATCATCTGTCCGAGATCGAGACGGAGTTGGAGACGACGGCGGAAAGCATTTCGATGCAGGCCGCGGAACACATCCACTCGGCGGAACTGATCATGACGATCGGGTATTCGCGTGCGGTGGAAAAGTTCCTCAAGAAAGCGGCCGAAACACGACCgatcgaggtggtggtgatcgagtGTGCACCGGATTGCCGGGGCCAGCAGCTAGCGGCCAATTTGGCGCGAGCCAAGATTCAAACTACGCTCATCTCGGATGCTGCCGTTTTTGCGATCATGTCCCGTATCAACAAGGTCATCATTGGCACACACTCCGTGCTGGCCAACGGCGGTTTGCAGGCCGTCTGTGGTACGTACAGTTTGGCTCTGTCCGCGAAACACttctcggtgccggtggtagtgCTGGCCCCAACGTACAAGCTCGCTCCGGTGCATTTGTGTAATTACGAGCAGGGCGATTTCAACATTCTCGGCAACACGGAAGCGATCCTGCCTTTCCGCTCGCAAGCGGCCCGCTTTACGAAGGTTTACAATCCACTCTTCGATTACGTACCACCGGAACTGGTGACACTGTTCATCACGAACAAGTAAGTAACCGGTCGGTTGTGGAAGCTGGCTACCAGAAGGACTTCCGTTTTTACGAACAACCGTTTGTCTTTCCAGCGGAACGAATGCTCCGTCGTACATTTACCGTCTGATCAGCGAATTGTACCATCCCGACGACAACCAACTGTGAACGATACCTGCTCAAAGCTAAAAGTGAGACTTAAAATTTGAGTGTGTGTAACTGGACCGGAGCTATGGAATGTTCCGAATTAATAAGAATATATTTGAAGAGTATAATAACTTTCAAATTAAACAACTCTTCGCGATCTCATCCGAACATATTCCATTATATGAACCCTACTCGACctttatgttttatgtcgTGTATGCTCAGTGGGAATGTGGAAAAACATCGCCAAAAACATCGACGTAAACAAACGGGTCTCGAGATACAAATTCCGCGAAAGGTGGATTGTGATACTTTCTGGGTGAATATTCGTGTTGGAAATCATGAGTTCACGTAATTCTGCGCTGGCCTCGCTAACGGCCACCTACACAGATTCGGAGAACGAAGAAGACCGGCGAACGGATGATGAGTCCGAGCAATCCGAAggcgggagcagcagcgtgtcccAGGTTTGTAGCGGCTGACTAAGCGTGTCCTTAAGCACCAGATAACGagcgtttcggtttttttttgcagatccGTTCACGACAGCCAACACCACTGCGGGAAGCATCGGAAAACTCCGGAACACCTGGTGCACAAGCCAACcagaccaacaacaacagtagcaacagtaacagtgGTAAACCAGGAGAACCCAGTGCTTCAAGCGAAACGGCCACTGTCGCTGCCGCAGCAACGAAACcaaagcgaaagaaagcgCTGCGTTTGGTAAGCTACATCGATGATACGATCGTTTCGGACGAAGAAAACAATTCCCCCGaacgggacgacgacgacgatgaagaggaggatgaaACGATGGAAGAACCAGCGGAAGAGCAGCCGCCGGAAGAGACACCAGTACCACAGaaaccggatcgatcgaaacagtACGGATTCAGTTtaccaccggaaccgaaggGCAAATGTTCCCAGGAACTCCAGGACAAGATTGCGGCACTGTACGAGCGCATGAAGAACTCCAACATGGACACGAATCGCATCATTCAGGAGCGTAAGGAGTTCCGCAATCCCAGCATCTACGAAAAGCTGATCCACTTCTGCGACATCAACGAACTCGGTACCAACTATCCGCCCGAGTTCTTCGATCCCTTCCAGTGGGGCAAAGAGTCGTACTACGAAGAGCTGGCCAAAGCGCAGAAGATCGAGATGGAGAAAGTCGAGAAGGCCCGCAAGGAGGCAACCAAAACAGAAATCCAAACGGGTGTCAAGCGCATGGATCCGGAGGAATCGAAAAAGCGCAAATCGAAATGGGATCAACCGGGAGTGCTAGGTGCGGCCCCCGGTATGCTAGGAGCGGCTGCACCAGTTACGGTAGTGAATGTACTCAAACCAGGCGGCATCATACAGCAACCACTCACGACGACGGCTACCGGCACGAAAGGAACGGTTATATCGGCCTTCGGATCGTTACCCAAGAAGCCCAAGGTTTAATATGGATTAGGAGGTGCGTGATGGACCATTTTTAAGTTAAAACATGAATAAAGCTGATACTACATTAATACGAGTTCGTTGTgggattttatttaaaaacagttctttattcgatcgattgttacATAAAATCCTTCTCGAAAGGAATTGAACCCTACATTACGGTGATTTAGCTAGTTTAGCAGTTTTGCAGAGAAATATTACCATAGAATCTGTGCTTTCGTGTTTCGCGTCTTCGAGTTTCTTCTGTACAGGTCGGCTCCAAGTCGAACGAACATCGAAAAATGATGAGCAACTTCAGGCATTTATCCATATTCACCCCGTGGGTTGCAGTAGGCTTAGCttatttttatcaaacacCCCACGGACAACCGTCCAGTGCTCCCACTCTCTCCCAATTTCACTACATTACCGGCCCACTTAAGCGCGATACAGCTGGTGAGGCTTAAGTAATGCTTTAATCGCATGGAATCGGAATGGAATTAACTAGGATGAAAACATGAGTGTGAATAAATAAGGCTTAACTAAAGTATTGCATAAAACCGTTCAAACATTTAAACTACTAGCTACTACTACGCGCTACACGGTCAAGTGTAGTGCGGCTGGTGAGCCGTGGCgcaatttcgatttttattttaccgagCGCACCACGGTCACGTTTTTGGCAGGTACTTATGAAGCTAACGTCGCACGAACGTTTCGGTTCAGTACtataacataaaacaaacagaaaagaaaacattcaattcaatttaacaaacaaaaaaattaaataaaatggaaggaaacagTAAAGAAAAATGCTGTAACTAACAACTCTGCGTAATCTGCTTAACATGATAACGAACAACCTTTAGCACTGCCGCCCCCATTTCCTAACTTTCTCGAGTGCCTtagcccaaaaaaaacagtgtaAAACAGgcgtttttgtttgcgttttttggTAGCATAGCCGTTTCGTCGCTACAACTATTGATACCGATTGGTTTGGACTTACGTTTTACTACGAATTATGCTACGCTACTACTAATAGTTTCTATCGTATGAGGAGGCTAAAATAAAATTAGTATTGCACGCAGGTGCGCACCACCTGCTATTACCCCCTAGCATCTTTACAGCTAAAACCTTAACACGGATTGTTAATATTGCACATATCCGGCCTAGTGTATTGCGATGACGGTTCTCCCGAAGGATGACGCCCCCAATTACGTATTGCGTACTGCTAGGATTGCACTGCCTTTTTGCGGGCTAGCCTTAAAGCATAAAAGTAGCATAAAAGTATATTATTGCCATTGATTATTGCCAGCGCCAGCCGATCGATTGCCGATGGTGGTCGCGTTAGTATATCACATTCGTTGGGCATCGCTTTCATTTGCTGAGCCGTTTGCAAAAGATTGGTAAGTCGTTGAGTGACGAAGCAAAAGTAAAATCAGAAAAAACaccaaagaaaacgaaacggtgattaaaagaagaaaatacaaaaaaggaaggtaGAGCATTGCAGATAAATTGataaatatgaataaaatttagaaaacatagaaaaagaggaaaagtaaagtaaaatcGACTCGGAAGAGCAATATGCTGTCTGTAACCTCAAcaacattaaaaacaaataactaaACTATTCCCATTCGCTACATCCATTCGCACACTCattcaaacaataaaacacaaaacaatctgCATCCTGCACACATACCACACCTACAGCTAcagtaaataataaataagaaTTGCAAGAAGCCCGTTCATTTGACCGACGATTGCACATACGTTATCCTAATTGCACGAACAAATTTGCCCAAGGGCATTATACTAGCCTACAACTAATGCTAAAGTGTTGTCCGTGTCTACTCGCGTTTTCCGCGGGAGCATGGTTGGCACCCCTGGGTGCGAGTAGATCGTACGAGGACAACTCAATACTTGTGGAGGTACATTAACTCAATCTCGAACGAGGTGTGCGTCCCCGGTGGTGGGAACGAAGAACATTTACAATTAATTCTAGCCAGTGTGTTAGACTGGAGACCATGGTCAACGAAGCTTACTCAGTGTACAGCCGCTGCCAGCACATGGTCCGTGGACACGGACCCGACCGACGACAGGTTCGTTGAGGATGGTTGAGACGGTTTGCGGATATTTTTGAAGAACACCGAGTGTGTCTCGACACTTTCTGCCCCCGACTCAGAGATATCGTCCAGATGGGACTCCAGATCGTCCTCGTCGGATATGCAGGACGCATCGTCACTTCCGTCAAACTTCTCGTCATCCGAAGAGTACACGCGCACGCTGATGGCGTCCgttgtggtcgtggtgttGAAGAACATTCCGTTGAGATGACGTTGCTGCATCGAAGGCCCGGAAGCTGCACTGGTCGATGGTGTGGCGGCcggtggagctggtggtggcggtggtttcgaTTGTGGTTTTACGGCATTCACGGCAAAGTGCTTCTTGGTGGGAATCgtggccgttggtggtggtggaggaggtgggttcggtggtggcaacggtggtggaggagaacgTGGTCTTGCAATCGATTTATCCGGCCGCGATCCGGACCCACTGCTGGTCGATGAACCGGCACTACGGTTCGTATCGGTTGCGGTTCCTACCGGAGCATCGGGCGATCCATTGCCAACCGTGGACGACTCCTGGATGGCGCAAATCTCGTACTTGTTCTCCTCGATGATGGGACCTTCCGATCCATTGGGACCATCGGGCGATTGCGAGGCAAAGTTGTAGCGCTCGTACACCTTCTTACCCTTCAGCTTGGATTCACTAGAGTCCGCACTCATGTAGCCACTGTCCTGTTCTTtggcgctcgatcgcgaattGCTACGCACGATGGTGATAGTGCGCGAGGTCGAAGGTTTTTCGCCATCCTCAACGGCCACAGCTGTCGATCCTGGTCCCGATCGTttacgatggtgatgatgatggtgccgcaACAaggcctgttgctgttggtaaTGTCCACCGTACGCACCACTGCCAGAGGAATCATCGATCAGCGAAGAGATGCCCTCATCCTTCTCCAGTATGTCCGACGAATCCGAGGTCTTCTCCAGCTCGGAATCCCCACCAATCGGTTTACCATTAAATTTGGCCGTCGCGATACCGATGAACTTTTTCCACGCATTCTTCAGATCCTTCGACTTCTTGACGCGATCGCGCAAACCCATCGCTATCTGCATCCCGTTGGAAGCTTGATTCAGTTCTACGCGGAACACTTTCGTTGTACCCATCAGCTCCGTGCTTCCGAGAGGGAGCGGACCACTGATGTCGTAGATCGGCTTTTCatcctccacctccttcccGACAATGGCCGAATGGCCGTTGCGCTGAATGGGATAGCTGTAGGTCGTCGATAGGGTCTTCGTCGACAGCACCTCGATCTTGTCGATATCCTCGATAAACTTGGCCTTGCTCATTACCTGCGACTGACGGTTGCGCAAATCGTAGATCTTGCTATCGACCTGCTGGAGCAAGTTCTTGCTGTTCAGTTCACCGAGTGTCATGTAACTCTCCAGGATGCCCCCGAGTTCACTAACATCCTTCGTTTCCTCCTCGACTCGCGCGTAGTCCTGCTTCTCGCTCATGTACAGCGCATGATCCGCCGGGTTCTTCTGCACATGGCTATAGTTGGGCAGCTTGGCCGGGCTCGGTCGACCGGATGGCGATTTGCTCGATGAACTGTTGGGCGAGGTACGCTCGTTGTCCGAAATACCCGTAAACTGTGTCGAATCACTTTCCGCCGTCAAGCTGTTGATCGATTCGTACGTCTCCGAGGTGCAGCCAAagtttggtttcggtgctgGACCCGTCGGTGGATTGGAGAACTTTTCGCTGTTCGTCCAGCAGGCCAAGTTCTTCGGTGATATGCCATAGTCTTCCACCTTCTTCAGCTGTAACCGAGGATGATCGTACACTGTACTTGGTGGTGCGTTGGGTGGTGAGACAGCAGGAGCATTCTTGCCCGCCAGATTGTTCTGCCGACCCATGGCACCCTCGGGAGGTATCAAATCCGGTGGCATCAACTTCGGAACGGGCACAACTGCATCACCAACATTACGCTGACGGCGTGAATGGCGCTGCTCCAGCGACAACAGCTTACCCGACTTCACATCCAGCTCCGCGAGATTACTGAACGAGCTCCGTTGGGCGGTGTTGACTTTCGGGTTCTTCGACTCGTAAATCTCCCTCAAACTACCGAACGTGGTCTCGTGCTTGAACGATCCCGTCGATTTCAGCACAAAATGATTATTCAGATCGGCCGGCAGTGAGGTGAGATTCGATTCCACTCCACCGTTCGCCCGCCCCGTACGATCGCCCTCCCAAACATTGCTACGATGGCGACTGACGGCCGCCCCACCATTCCCGTtgccattcttcttcttcggcttccGATCGAGCGTATCCGGCTCGAACTGATCGCTGTCCGTCGACAGATCACACTCGTCCGGACTGTGCTCCACCTCGATCGTGATGCTACCCTGAAACGGCGTGTCACACTTGATCTTCGGCACCTTCTTGCCGGACGGTTCAGCACCGAGCGAACCCGGTGCTGGCGGAACGTCTTCATACTCTTCGGACCGGATACTGACAGCTTCGCGTTCCGTCTTGATCGTGTCAGTATCCTTTCTAAAACCCTCCACCCGATCGTACACGGCATTGCGTATCTCCACTTCCTCCTCGAGTGGTAGCGCCGTACTGAGCGATGGCGAAGGTTGCGATCCCGGATCgctactgttggtggtggaagtgtTGAAACTCATCGGCGTTTTCGTCGTCACACGCTCCAAACTATCCGTTTCGTAGTCGACGATCAGGTAGTGAGGTGATTTGCGTGAGTAGATCGGCGAGTCAGGTTGGTAGCGTGTGAGTGAGTTCTTGCCGGATCGATTCCCGAGCGTGTTGTAGCACTCCTGGTCCGAGTTGAGAAAGTCATGAAAGAACTTTTCGTTTCGGTACCGCTCGTGCCGATCGATGCTACTGAAGCGACTGTCGGATGAATCGGGATTGTATTCTCCCGGTTCCGGGGGCATCAGGCGATCGGTGACGGTGCTATGGCGTTCCGTCCACGAGCGGATTTTCCGTTGATCCATCGCTAACGCTTCGTACACCATGTCCGGCATCTGGCTAATGTTGCGCATCTTCATCGGTTTCACATTGGCGTACTGGTCCATCACCTCTTGGTGGCGCTTCCCAGCAGCCGTGAGTACGGGTACGGCGCTTCCCGGTTTACTGACACCGACCATCTTCTTACCGCCATGAACcttgtgatggtgatgcccaCCATGCACCGCCGGCATGGCCATCGACGGCATCGGCTTGTGTGGCATCAGTGGCGAAGTCTCGAACTGTGGATTGTTATAGATCTCGCTACCGGCGAGACTATACAGATCGCGCTTATCGTACACTTTGTTCGTCTCGAGATTGGCCACCGAGTTGTTGGTGTTCTTGATGTACAGCTCCTGGTTGCTCTGGTTACCCGGTCGCCCCCCAGCCGGCCCTTCCTCGTAGATGAAGCTGGTGTTCTTCATCAGCGCACCGGCCCCACTCTCCTGCAGGCTGAACCTACCAGCGCTCAACTTACTGCTGTCGGACTTCAGACTGTGCGACACGATCTTCGGTGCTGAGCTTTTGTCCGAACGGATCGATTTCGTCGCCGATGGTACACGTACGACGGCCGAACGTTCCTTTACACTGTTGGCCACGATCGTTTCATTGTCGGAAGTTGATGAACTGTCACTGTTCAAGGTTCCGCCAGTGTGCTTCCCCGATCGTTGGCCTTTTGGTTGTTTCTTAATGTCGGGCCGAATCGGTAGCGATTCCGGAGCAACCCGATCCTCCAGTGATTTCAACGATTCCAGCGATTGATCCCCTTGGAAGGCCGGATTAATGTGTCCTCCACTAGCGGGGCCATCACCTTCATCAGCGCCAGCACTCGAGTCACCAGCCAGCAGGTTCGATTTGCTATCGTACACATCGTCCTCGGCAATGCTTTGTTCGTGCGTTGACGAAACGTCCTCCAGCCACTTCCGGATGCTGTTCTGCTTGTCGCCACAGTTGCGACAGTTGTTCGACGGCACCAGTACCGAGTCGGTCGCAGGGGTTGGTTTCTTCTCGCACCCTGGACACCCAGAGCAAGCACTCTTGCGTGAGCTGTCCTTGCGTGAACTGATCAGGCTGCTGCGCCGACTCGCCGGTGCTGTCTGGACGGCTGCATACGTTTCTGAGCCggccgcgtgctgctgctcctccggtATGATGTTGAGCGAGGGTTGGAAACGTTTCGAGGACATCTTGTACTTGGCGATTGTGATTACTTCGCGGATTTTGTTCAAAAACTCGAttgcagccggtggtggtgcctagTACATGGCGAGAATGAGTGAAAAGAAGAGACTCACATGTAGTTTATGTGATTAATTCCATAGCATCATGGGCACTTACCACCAGCAGGTGCGGCTCGAAGTAGGCCGGATTGAAGTACAGCTTCCGGCGCATCGTCCCGTTAACGATGGACTTCATGCTTTCGAGCTTTTCTTCGTTGTTCAGTTCTTCGACAATAGATACATTTTCCTCGGGCAGACACTCCGTATCCTGGCCACCAGAGCTCAGCTGATCCTGGTGCAGcaagtgctggtggtgatggcgctgATCCTgtcgctgcagctgttgctgttgctgctgatggagcaGTCGATGGTgcagcaactgttgctgctgttgctgttgcggatgCGGCTGCTGAAGGCGAAATTCGCCATCCAGTTCGGTACGCCCGGAGAAGTTTTTTGGCTGATGTTTGCCGGCTTGCATCTACATTTTTGGGAGGGTGATAAAACGTATTCCATTAGCCCAAGGGCCACAAAATACACTCTCGAAACCCTGGCTACGTACCTGCTTCTCAACATCGGTCGTAATGTCATCCTCAAACTCCGACACCGAATTGGAATTGTCGCTCATGAAGCCCGAATTATCGCTGAGCTGCGGGAAGTGCTTCAACAGCGGGTTGCTCTTCACGATGCCCATCTCCTCGGTGTGCAGACCGACGTTCGCTAGGCCCCGGTGTGGTCCCGATGCTCCCGGTGGACCATTCTGCCGCTGACTGCCACCGAGTGCATTCCGTCCGATGAAGCTTGCCCGGGCCTGTCCACCGAAGGGACTGACGGTGGTTGGACCAAGGCCAACACCGAACGTCACCTGATCGTTCTGCTGGTAGGTGGAGTAGTCGTTCTTCATCCCATCCGCACCGCCATCGTCCGTGCCCGGTCtatttttgcgtttttttacGTGGATGTAGAGAAAAACCGATGCGATGTAGATCAGTCCGAGGCAGAGGCTGCATACGGCAATCACGATGTACTCCTTGGTCGACAGGCCGGACTGCTGTTCGACGTGCGTCTCGGAGGAGAAGCTCACTTCGGTGACATCTGGAAAAAGGGCAGAGGAAGATCGTTGTTATCGTCGGTGTTTTCTTGAAGATAGAACTACAAATAATTGAGCGTTTAGTAATTTAATATGATGTCCGATCTGGACAAATAGAAAGTATTTGTTTAAAGGGGGCTTTGGttatttctggccaaaaataggatcatttttgacgattttttgtgacgtaaccattgaattttattttttcaaataattagCATATTAAACTTCagcttttcaagaatatttggttttattttggagaagatttattgaaaactttaagcatggcatcaaatttagaaagacGTGTCATACTATGGTGGTGGCTGAttcatcaaaccgggttcgtcgcttagctCTTAagcgggc
Proteins encoded in this region:
- the LOC126575792 gene encoding translation initiation factor eIF-2B subunit beta, whose amino-acid sequence is MKEEGKPSTFNATQNIYGFIQDVRLRRTTGSYKLTSKTLSLLTELVAKEKWNTAEDLLAVIRSQGVILSQALPHDIVIANTIRRVMKIVREEYDSPRVMNVDDAQSILSLHKLVTQGADPERGDYSKPMPGLKNALLDHLSEIETELETTAESISMQAAEHIHSAELIMTIGYSRAVEKFLKKAAETRPIEVVVIECAPDCRGQQLAANLARAKIQTTLISDAAVFAIMSRINKVIIGTHSVLANGGLQAVCGTYSLALSAKHFSVPVVVLAPTYKLAPVHLCNYEQGDFNILGNTEAILPFRSQAARFTKVYNPLFDYVPPELVTLFITNNGTNAPSYIYRLISELYHPDDNQL
- the LOC126575791 gene encoding RING finger protein nhl-1-like — protein: MHRGNRTSRLISYDDTTMRSSPVAIPPRGHPTEGFEGMNRELSKTMEHLVICGLCELRLQTPKMLNCQHTFCQECLETRLRMQADKTYISCTTCEAKQLLKDPDLASLPSNLHIDNMLQMMMVQRPTAAGSAAPPPPIRSPVESYQLEKKFVPTTTLQCSKCQTVAETQMDKCEHCMSMLCAICWLAHVDELSRQVGQLEGQLKTAVEKLDHKMIEYKNRFNEINDQIQQCIRHKIANLEQQQTQLLDASQGILNDAICSHELVREKIHQLQTSIGRPIQGALDPVQLYLKLHKDLSIILEEVSLWGRERVLFNSEKLKVETIFDNHSSPCIKRSTGGAHPVQKHQLHPDSSETTLVHFYKHHVYKPRLVWNHCQRPSGVGFAPWNHALTDKPLLYVSGSECRTIFGINKANGQIVQKLSHEELSYPQGLAFDGARKELYVTDKWKHCIFVFSHDGQLLRKIGSKGDQPGQLRSPEGLAVTANGCIYVCDTGNDRIQSLSTTDGHPTAQFGRLTKDQLTKGAQLKVSSRMVDLKNPTDIAIQKDSTVVVLDAGNRRVKVFSKHGEQLLEFGQMGTINGQFQYPEVIAVDPAGFILVGDGGNAKILVYRPNGQFVTSLGSRGDSAGKFNWLSGICVSSDWEIVTSDYKNHAVQMIY
- the LOC126575794 gene encoding SAP30-binding protein, which codes for MSSRNSALASLTATYTDSENEEDRRTDDESEQSEGGSSSVSQIRSRQPTPLREASENSGTPGAQANQTNNNSSNSNSGKPGEPSASSETATVAAAATKPKRKKALRLVSYIDDTIVSDEENNSPERDDDDDEEEDETMEEPAEEQPPEETPVPQKPDRSKQYGFSLPPEPKGKCSQELQDKIAALYERMKNSNMDTNRIIQERKEFRNPSIYEKLIHFCDINELGTNYPPEFFDPFQWGKESYYEELAKAQKIEMEKVEKARKEATKTEIQTGVKRMDPEESKKRKSKWDQPGVLGAAPGMLGAAAPVTVVNVLKPGGIIQQPLTTTATGTKGTVISAFGSLPKKPKV
- the LOC126575795 gene encoding ras-related protein Rab-43, with the translated sequence MATARSAPTSLITPAVDESFDFLFKIVLIGDCGTGKTCIVQRFKSGNFIESHGNTIGVDFSMKAVTVDDKKVKLQIWDTAGQERFRTITQSYYRSANGVIIVYDITKRSSFLSLQRWIDEVRRYTASNVMIFVIGNKSDLDSIREVEFSEAQAMCQYIPEVMFVMETSAKDNRFVEDAFMTLATELKRRHDGVTANEDEEGITLGQSKALSTNNCSGVCNLT